One Methylohalobius crimeensis 10Ki DNA segment encodes these proteins:
- a CDS encoding type II toxin-antitoxin system YafQ family toxin, producing the protein MRVIERSTAFKRDYKRESKGKYRKTLDHDLELVLLALATDQPLEDRFRDHDHGGNWEGYRECHIKPDLLLIYRKSDTNLLRLAQPGLT; encoded by the coding sequence ATGCGGGTGATTGAACGCTCGACTGCTTTCAAGCGAGACTACAAGCGTGAAAGTAAAGGGAAGTATCGAAAGACGCTGGATCACGACCTTGAACTTGTACTCCTGGCGTTGGCGACCGATCAACCATTGGAGGATCGTTTTCGCGACCATGATCACGGCGGTAATTGGGAGGGTTATCGGGAGTGTCACATCAAACCCGATCTGCTACTGATTTATCGTAAGTCGGATACCAACCTTCTTCGATTGGCCCAGCCTGGGCTCACATAG
- a CDS encoding REP-associated tyrosine transposase: MRYRRADVAGGTYFFTVNLAERKRTLLVDHVDVLRNVLREVKSRHPFHIDAMVILPDHLHVVWTLPEGDCDHPTRWMLIKTGFSRRIPAGEQRNQSRMTKGERGIWQRRYWEHLIRNERDYGRHEDYIHYNPVKHGYVKRVMDWPYSTFHREVERGIYPLD; encoded by the coding sequence ATGCGTTATCGGCGGGCGGATGTGGCGGGTGGGACGTACTTCTTTACTGTCAATCTGGCCGAACGGAAACGAACCTTGCTGGTGGATCATGTGGACGTACTTCGAAATGTATTACGGGAGGTCAAATCGAGGCATCCCTTCCATATCGACGCTATGGTGATCCTGCCCGACCACCTCCACGTTGTGTGGACGCTGCCAGAGGGCGATTGCGACCATCCCACGCGGTGGATGTTGATCAAGACAGGATTTTCGCGACGGATACCGGCAGGTGAGCAGCGTAACCAAAGCCGGATGACAAAAGGCGAACGCGGTATCTGGCAACGCCGCTATTGGGAACACCTGATCCGCAACGAGCGGGATTACGGGCGGCATGAGGATTACATCCACTACAACCCGGTGAAACATGGGTACGTCAAGCGGGTGATGGATTGGCCTTATTCGACCTTCCATCGTGAAGTGGAACGCGGCATCTATCCGCTAGACTGA
- a CDS encoding Tc toxin subunit A-related protein, giving the protein MAYTIHGQLLHARTRQLLANLKVEAFYRRQQQVVLNQSTTSDSAGRFKFEFSEDTLGMLSPNQPPVAVFFQVYRGNEVLPSSGTINALQPQDHQIAIKVDVPEVSGGYRVRGAITSASGLPVSGVQVRAFDRDMRHEQPLGEKQTDSKGFYEITYSRSQFRRAEKEHADLVIRVMDENGNELGDSDVIFNAEPVQTIDLTLQPDRYRGPSEYERYVEALAPLIEDVPLADLTDKDLEFLTGETGIPAEHLRFLRLDAQWRRKHDVDRAVFYGLLRQGLPANDRRLLAEKLSRLREALVASLRQNIIPGQENNVDSILERLQDLAVKAAFEQDDEAAAPPLGVLLNTAPDLPKELQRQFVRFALRYENNREADFWDKLREETDFSEEAVRAAQFTVGLGALSRHAPLVQRFQRERQQGSITELRHLARLTVNDWQVHIAEAGFPPDTPGEDEEEKARNYALHMARGVETNFPTASVAYKLERASGLEMPLKQEISRFVLEAPEFDLARTNINAYMAEHPAPDGIDDPEVFKRELKRVQRVFKLAPEHDRFETMQVLLENGLDSAHAVSDVGETRMLREYSDALGGESRTTAIARRAGYITAETQILMLGYGGLFNPISLPVTADRVAESGKIPELAELFGSLSFCECEHCRSVYSPAAYLVDLLHWLEAEVEALGALTNRRPDIRKIELSCKNTNTVLPYVDLVNEILERAVAPLLFDFEEPPAVIRSLAGELDSGAMPTRIRDEFNEIGIPLSDNPEVIIKSTGREWAITDEERSYNILNIGDEGIIASAGTPQTRGTAEELRVQPEYINSLAYKKLAEAVYPWNLPFDLWTEEARIFLNHLGVPRYELMEVLGGGAPPGPLHVSRERLGLTTRERELVTGSDASEPYERWGLEETDNVLPDLENPEDMVSLDWIDALRRVPVFMARSELSFNELTELLTAEYINPVGAITVEFPVPETEEEALLIASCDLTKATLTLPAENAAAAEVLERIQRFVRLQRKLGWPVRELNAALRALPPNELTDEFLIQLAYVVRLREKLKVPVLEMLSWWSGIDTVRFGDQPSLYEQRFLNRAVSDPVDPAFKLNAAGNELATTTDTVEDHKPTILAALEITEKELSLLVEQVLTDTTLNLENLSVLYRCVSFARPLRLSIEDFLRARKLVDVEPFDPADTSQAWRFARKVEKIRASGFSVAELDYLLRHRFPLPSPIAPADTEIGRVLEEIRTGLQTVAEEQSFGPETTDPSGELLQAKLALLNWDQALIEQVIATFNDAVTYNAPLTTLPEGLIFPPNLRETVYYVANAGGTGELRFKGAMTIAERDTLLDLSGDSAYRTAVESLFETPRTFVSRNMRSFEPPHYAAPLAASLADSPAVLPHGLTFPRELNDRVYYDRAVEELRFVGAMTVNERKTLLYLADHTAPDYPVYESTINTLFDAPDSFAPEPEDEFLSAADIATLFDAPAGTTPDEVSNVRFALVLEKLVPYLRDRLSERLVVQRLGDALGLEMEVMQPLLTRWITLPSDSMKPAACAFLDYREDCRTEPTAPVFSESSPHLTLTRETFSEVFQTYTRLHKAALVANRLDFTRPQLSWLFEYEPDVGWLDLNALPLAPTDSAASLFAAWERLADLADLRNDLPLGEKVLEDLFAEVHADTPSKQTYIETLVAWTDWSKSDLETFLGETVDPTATGLLGAAFPNDYRDERLLVRLTKWFRLLKRLGVSADEAALWGQADLTPEIARSIRRAAKAKHGRERWYTIAAPLQDELRKRQRNALVAYLVAHGPDGGDSTTFEDADDLFGHYLIDVEMDPCMMTSRIKQANSSVQLFVQRSLMSLEPEVQIELKHARQWKTWMKNYRVWEANRKVFLYPENWIEPELRDNKSPFFKDLENALLQNEIREDTVEDAFLGYLEKLDEVARLEMAGMYHQKEEDLDILHVFGRTRNTPHIYYYRRWMDQSYWTPWERVDVDIQGDHLIPVIWNRRLYLFWPIFTEKADEPGEVTEDETGSPPVKYWNIQIAWSENKHNKWTAKKVSSSQLNTLAKAHLRQYFFLPIDWQGSLFVRVRQSNVNESGRWSSYNRIGEFVLAGCDKNVHSYEENTVFTDDPFLRPMGAEYEYMGIRLGGDTDLEMVQGDAGEDLAFLGTGVHRIPTLGNTPTSLTLYYPSHLQVFVSQSPFFYEDTNRTFFVTPVEVQLSSFKGTYEGEAGRITIPLGSGKTARYSGYQFSTSYHPFTCTFIKELNRHGISGLLNPAKDGGSSDLRRQLIHDYYFGPERPERESENLYAPEYLTVLRPYPKDDIDFSYRGSYSLYNWELFFHAPLLIADRLSKNQRFEEAMQWFHYIFDPTIGEDPSLDASDRRSPARFWKVKPFFQNERTDEEGRPYSIRFLLDLLHYDGSDSELRELKRDFENQIDEWRDKPFNPHLIARLRTSPYQWAVVMKYLDNLIAWGDQLFRRDTIESINEATQLYILAAQILGDRPVQLPAQRVRDRTYNQLKNENLGAFSNALVEIENAIAPSIDGELSTAGGSDGMPRLRTLYFCVPPNEKLLGYWDTVTDRLFKIRHCMNIEGVVRQLPLFEPPIEPGMLVRAAAAGVDLSSVLSDVNAPLPHYRFQVMLQKAVELCGDVRALGGALLSALEKKDAEELALMRSKHELKLLDSVRQIKEQQIEEATEALKGLQKSKEITKARRNYYRDIERINEHEQVHMDSLGTAHVFSEIAQGIQTSVAAAHTVPNFDVGTAGWAATPVVKASFGGNNLGSALQSAAGVLEMIARQYTHDATMASIKGGYDRRWDDWKLQESLANKELEQIDKQIAAAEIRLAISEKELENHDLQTENAQEVDTYMRQKFTNRELYGWMVSQLSALYFQSYQLAYDLAKRAERAYRHELGLTDSNFIQFGYWDSLKKGLLAGEKLHHDLKRMDVAYLEQNKREYELTKHVSLVLLQPEALVRLRETGECFFHLPEVIFDLDYPGHYMRRIKSVSLTLPSVTGPYTNVSCTVTLQSNRIRKNTNTAPSYAWTGDTNDDRFIYNLGGIQSIATSSAREDSGLFELNFRDERYLPFEGAGVIGNWRLELPQEFRQFDYDTISDVILHVHYTARDGGAGFAGLVNASLTEALNRWLEDLSASGRGLFRMFSLRQEFSSQFHQFLHPKADDTAHETLLTVEEKHFPHFLLGMEFVLAQDVSPQILVVVKPRSINNYSTFAEAEMPVTLVKNGSSHDSSIASRKDLGNLPTAAFPSSESSVGLSGSLMGDWMLAINRSDVPEDIAIDVDGQPQLNPEMIEDIFLFIRYEVRVT; this is encoded by the coding sequence ATGGCCTATACGATTCACGGGCAGCTTTTGCATGCCCGCACCCGGCAACTCCTTGCAAACCTCAAGGTAGAAGCGTTCTACCGTCGCCAACAGCAGGTCGTGCTCAACCAGAGTACTACCAGCGACTCTGCGGGACGGTTCAAATTCGAGTTTTCAGAAGATACGCTCGGCATGCTGTCGCCGAACCAGCCGCCGGTCGCGGTCTTCTTTCAGGTTTATCGCGGCAACGAAGTGCTTCCCTCCAGTGGTACGATTAACGCGCTGCAGCCCCAAGACCACCAGATTGCGATCAAAGTCGATGTGCCTGAGGTAAGCGGTGGATATCGCGTGAGGGGCGCGATCACTTCGGCCAGCGGACTTCCTGTTTCCGGCGTGCAGGTACGCGCCTTCGACCGCGACATGCGGCACGAGCAACCGCTTGGCGAGAAGCAGACCGACAGCAAGGGCTTCTACGAGATCACCTACTCCCGCAGCCAGTTCCGCCGCGCCGAGAAGGAGCATGCCGATCTGGTGATCCGGGTGATGGACGAGAACGGTAACGAGCTCGGCGACTCCGATGTCATTTTCAATGCCGAACCCGTCCAGACCATCGACCTCACGCTGCAACCGGACCGGTACCGGGGACCATCGGAGTACGAGCGCTACGTGGAGGCGCTGGCTCCCCTCATCGAGGACGTGCCGCTCGCCGACCTGACCGACAAAGACCTGGAGTTCCTCACCGGCGAGACCGGCATCCCGGCCGAGCATCTGCGCTTCCTCCGGCTGGATGCGCAGTGGAGGCGGAAGCACGACGTGGATCGTGCGGTGTTCTACGGCCTGTTGCGTCAGGGGCTTCCGGCGAACGATCGCCGCCTGCTGGCCGAAAAGCTCTCGCGGTTACGCGAGGCCCTGGTAGCCTCCCTCAGGCAGAACATCATCCCCGGCCAGGAGAACAACGTCGACAGCATTCTGGAGCGGCTCCAGGATTTGGCGGTGAAGGCCGCTTTTGAGCAGGACGATGAAGCTGCCGCTCCGCCCCTCGGCGTTCTTCTCAACACCGCGCCTGATCTCCCAAAGGAGCTGCAGCGTCAGTTCGTCCGCTTCGCGCTCCGCTACGAGAACAACCGCGAGGCTGACTTCTGGGACAAGCTGCGCGAAGAGACCGATTTCAGCGAGGAGGCGGTCCGCGCGGCCCAGTTCACCGTCGGCCTCGGAGCGCTGAGCCGACACGCTCCGCTGGTTCAGCGCTTCCAGCGAGAGCGTCAGCAGGGCAGCATCACTGAGCTGCGCCACCTGGCACGCTTGACGGTAAATGACTGGCAAGTGCATATCGCCGAAGCGGGCTTCCCGCCGGACACGCCGGGCGAGGACGAAGAGGAGAAGGCCCGGAACTACGCCCTGCACATGGCGCGGGGGGTGGAGACAAACTTCCCGACCGCCTCCGTCGCCTACAAGCTGGAGAGAGCCAGCGGACTGGAGATGCCCCTCAAGCAGGAGATCAGCCGCTTTGTGCTGGAGGCCCCGGAGTTCGACCTTGCCCGCACGAACATCAATGCCTACATGGCGGAGCATCCCGCGCCTGACGGCATCGACGACCCTGAGGTTTTCAAGCGGGAGCTGAAGCGCGTGCAGCGGGTCTTCAAGCTAGCTCCGGAGCACGATCGGTTCGAGACGATGCAGGTTCTGCTGGAGAACGGGCTCGATTCGGCACACGCGGTCAGCGATGTGGGTGAAACCCGGATGCTGCGGGAGTATAGCGATGCACTTGGCGGCGAGAGCCGCACGACAGCCATCGCCCGCAGGGCCGGCTACATCACCGCAGAGACGCAGATCCTGATGCTCGGTTACGGAGGCCTGTTCAACCCGATCTCGCTGCCCGTAACGGCCGATCGGGTAGCCGAGAGCGGAAAGATTCCGGAACTGGCGGAGCTCTTCGGCTCTCTCAGCTTCTGCGAATGCGAGCACTGCCGGTCGGTTTACAGCCCGGCAGCGTATCTGGTGGATCTCTTGCATTGGCTGGAAGCCGAAGTGGAGGCGCTCGGCGCTCTCACCAACCGCAGACCGGATATCAGGAAAATTGAACTTTCGTGCAAGAACACCAACACGGTTCTTCCTTATGTCGACCTGGTAAACGAAATCCTCGAACGGGCAGTGGCACCGTTGCTTTTCGACTTCGAGGAGCCGCCTGCCGTGATTCGAAGTCTTGCCGGTGAGCTGGATAGCGGCGCCATGCCGACCCGGATTCGGGACGAATTCAACGAGATTGGCATCCCTCTCTCTGATAATCCCGAAGTCATCATCAAATCTACCGGCAGAGAATGGGCTATCACTGACGAAGAACGTTCGTACAACATCCTCAATATCGGGGATGAGGGCATCATCGCCTCAGCCGGTACGCCGCAAACCCGCGGTACGGCCGAAGAGTTGCGAGTGCAACCGGAATATATTAATAGCCTTGCCTACAAGAAGCTGGCCGAGGCGGTCTATCCATGGAACCTGCCATTCGACCTGTGGACGGAGGAGGCCCGCATCTTCCTGAATCACCTCGGCGTCCCGCGCTACGAGCTGATGGAGGTGCTCGGTGGCGGGGCTCCTCCGGGACCGCTGCACGTGTCGAGGGAGCGGCTGGGCCTGACGACGCGCGAACGGGAACTTGTCACCGGCTCTGACGCTAGCGAGCCGTACGAGCGCTGGGGTCTCGAGGAGACGGATAACGTCCTGCCTGATCTCGAGAACCCCGAGGACATGGTAAGCCTCGATTGGATCGACGCGCTGCGCCGGGTGCCGGTCTTCATGGCGCGGTCGGAGCTCAGCTTCAACGAACTGACCGAACTACTGACGGCTGAGTACATCAATCCCGTCGGCGCGATCACCGTCGAGTTTCCGGTGCCCGAAACCGAAGAGGAGGCCCTGCTCATCGCGAGCTGTGACCTCACGAAAGCCACGCTCACTCTGCCCGCCGAGAACGCAGCAGCGGCTGAGGTGCTAGAGCGAATCCAACGGTTCGTCCGGCTACAGCGGAAGCTGGGCTGGCCGGTCAGGGAGCTGAATGCCGCCCTGCGTGCGCTGCCTCCCAACGAATTGACGGACGAGTTCCTGATCCAGCTCGCTTATGTCGTCCGGCTGCGCGAGAAGCTCAAGGTTCCGGTGCTCGAAATGCTGAGCTGGTGGAGCGGCATCGACACGGTACGCTTCGGCGACCAGCCCTCTCTTTACGAGCAGCGCTTCCTCAACCGGGCTGTTTCAGATCCGGTCGATCCCGCTTTCAAGCTGAACGCCGCCGGCAACGAGCTGGCCACCACCACTGACACCGTTGAGGATCACAAGCCCACCATCCTCGCGGCGCTGGAGATCACGGAGAAGGAGCTGTCGCTGCTGGTCGAGCAGGTGCTGACCGACACCACGCTGAACCTCGAGAACCTGTCCGTGCTCTACCGGTGCGTATCGTTCGCCCGGCCTCTGAGGCTTTCCATCGAAGACTTTCTGAGGGCTCGCAAGCTCGTGGATGTCGAGCCGTTCGATCCGGCGGACACCTCCCAGGCGTGGCGTTTTGCCCGGAAGGTGGAAAAGATTCGGGCGTCGGGCTTTTCGGTGGCGGAACTGGATTACCTGCTCCGGCACCGGTTCCCGCTCCCTTCACCGATCGCGCCCGCCGACACTGAGATCGGCCGGGTACTGGAGGAGATCCGCACCGGACTGCAGACAGTCGCGGAGGAGCAGTCCTTCGGTCCCGAGACCACGGACCCCTCGGGAGAGCTGCTCCAGGCGAAGCTGGCGCTCCTGAACTGGGATCAGGCGCTCATCGAGCAGGTGATCGCCACGTTCAATGACGCCGTCACCTACAATGCCCCGTTGACGACCTTGCCCGAGGGGCTGATCTTCCCGCCGAATCTCAGGGAAACGGTCTATTACGTCGCTAACGCGGGAGGAACAGGCGAGCTGCGATTCAAGGGCGCGATGACCATCGCCGAGCGGGACACCTTGTTGGACCTGTCGGGCGACAGCGCCTACCGAACGGCGGTGGAATCTCTGTTCGAGACTCCCAGGACCTTCGTCTCCCGCAATATGCGGTCGTTCGAACCGCCGCACTACGCGGCCCCGCTCGCGGCCTCGCTGGCTGACTCGCCAGCGGTCCTGCCGCACGGCCTGACCTTTCCGAGGGAGCTCAACGACAGGGTGTACTACGATCGGGCCGTGGAGGAACTGAGGTTCGTCGGCGCGATGACCGTAAACGAGCGTAAGACCCTCCTGTACCTGGCAGATCATACAGCCCCGGATTATCCGGTCTACGAGAGCACCATCAATACCCTGTTCGATGCGCCCGATTCTTTCGCTCCGGAGCCGGAGGACGAGTTCCTGTCGGCAGCGGACATCGCGACACTTTTTGACGCTCCGGCGGGGACGACACCGGACGAAGTTAGCAACGTTCGCTTTGCCCTCGTGCTAGAAAAGCTCGTACCGTATCTCAGGGATCGGCTGAGCGAGCGCCTGGTTGTGCAGCGGCTCGGAGATGCGCTAGGGCTGGAGATGGAGGTGATGCAGCCGCTGTTGACCCGGTGGATCACGCTCCCGTCCGACTCGATGAAGCCTGCTGCCTGCGCCTTCCTGGATTACCGGGAAGACTGTCGTACGGAACCCACCGCGCCGGTGTTCAGCGAGAGCAGCCCCCACCTGACGCTCACCCGAGAGACCTTCTCCGAGGTTTTCCAGACCTATACCAGGCTGCATAAGGCCGCCCTGGTAGCGAACCGGCTCGATTTCACGCGGCCCCAGCTCTCCTGGCTCTTCGAGTACGAGCCGGACGTAGGTTGGCTGGACCTGAACGCGCTGCCGCTGGCGCCCACCGACTCGGCTGCCTCCCTCTTTGCCGCGTGGGAACGGCTTGCCGACCTCGCCGACCTCCGCAACGATCTTCCACTCGGCGAGAAGGTTCTGGAGGACCTTTTCGCGGAAGTGCACGCCGACACGCCGAGCAAGCAGACATATATCGAAACCCTCGTTGCGTGGACGGACTGGTCGAAATCCGACCTCGAAACGTTCCTCGGCGAGACGGTCGACCCTACCGCAACCGGTCTGCTCGGCGCCGCCTTCCCGAACGACTACAGGGACGAGCGGTTGCTGGTGCGGCTCACAAAGTGGTTCCGGCTGCTGAAGCGTCTGGGCGTATCGGCTGACGAAGCCGCGCTGTGGGGGCAGGCGGACCTGACGCCGGAGATCGCTCGCAGTATCCGCCGGGCTGCCAAGGCGAAGCACGGCCGGGAACGCTGGTACACCATCGCCGCGCCGCTGCAGGACGAGCTGCGTAAGCGTCAGCGTAACGCTCTGGTCGCATACCTGGTCGCCCACGGTCCCGACGGAGGTGATTCGACGACGTTCGAAGACGCTGACGACCTCTTTGGTCATTACCTCATCGACGTCGAGATGGACCCCTGCATGATGACCTCGCGCATCAAGCAGGCGAACAGCTCCGTGCAGCTCTTCGTGCAGCGCTCGCTGATGAGCCTGGAGCCGGAGGTCCAGATCGAGCTCAAGCATGCGCGGCAGTGGAAGACCTGGATGAAGAACTACCGGGTCTGGGAGGCCAACCGCAAGGTCTTCCTGTACCCGGAAAACTGGATCGAGCCCGAGCTGCGCGACAACAAAAGCCCCTTCTTCAAGGACCTCGAGAATGCGCTATTGCAGAACGAGATCCGCGAGGATACGGTCGAGGACGCCTTTCTCGGCTATCTGGAGAAGCTCGACGAGGTCGCCCGGCTGGAGATGGCCGGGATGTACCACCAGAAGGAAGAAGATCTCGATATCCTCCACGTCTTCGGCCGGACTCGAAACACGCCCCATATCTATTATTACCGCCGGTGGATGGACCAATCGTATTGGACGCCCTGGGAGCGGGTGGACGTGGATATCCAGGGCGATCACCTGATCCCCGTCATCTGGAACCGCCGGCTCTACCTCTTCTGGCCGATCTTTACGGAGAAGGCGGATGAGCCTGGCGAAGTGACCGAAGATGAAACGGGATCGCCGCCGGTTAAGTATTGGAACATTCAGATCGCTTGGAGCGAGAACAAGCACAACAAGTGGACCGCGAAGAAAGTCTCATCGTCACAATTGAACACACTGGCGAAAGCACATCTTCGGCAATACTTCTTCCTACCTATCGATTGGCAAGGATCGCTATTTGTAAGGGTCCGACAATCAAATGTCAACGAAAGCGGCCGATGGAGTAGCTATAATCGAATCGGCGAGTTTGTGCTAGCCGGCTGTGACAAAAACGTACATTCGTATGAGGAGAATACAGTCTTTACTGACGATCCATTTTTACGGCCTATGGGGGCAGAATACGAGTACATGGGCATCCGCCTCGGAGGAGACACCGATCTAGAAATGGTCCAGGGGGATGCAGGCGAGGATTTAGCTTTCCTGGGCACTGGAGTGCACAGAATTCCAACATTGGGCAACACACCCACCTCACTAACATTGTATTATCCTTCTCACCTCCAGGTGTTTGTCTCTCAATCACCTTTCTTCTATGAGGATACTAACCGCACATTCTTTGTCACACCGGTCGAAGTCCAACTGTCTTCATTTAAGGGAACGTACGAAGGTGAAGCCGGGCGGATAACAATTCCATTGGGATCAGGTAAGACTGCGCGATATTCGGGTTATCAATTTAGCACGTCCTATCATCCCTTCACCTGCACGTTCATCAAGGAGCTCAATCGGCATGGGATCAGCGGCCTCCTCAATCCGGCCAAGGATGGAGGATCTTCCGATCTGAGACGGCAATTGATCCATGATTACTACTTCGGCCCCGAGCGTCCTGAACGCGAAAGCGAAAATCTCTACGCTCCAGAGTATCTCACCGTTCTCCGTCCATATCCCAAGGACGACATAGACTTTTCCTATCGCGGCTCCTACTCCCTTTACAACTGGGAGCTCTTCTTCCACGCGCCGCTCCTTATCGCCGACCGCCTCAGCAAGAACCAGCGGTTCGAAGAGGCGATGCAGTGGTTCCACTACATCTTCGACCCCACGATCGGAGAGGACCCATCGCTCGATGCAAGTGACCGCCGATCGCCGGCACGTTTCTGGAAGGTTAAACCATTCTTCCAGAACGAACGGACGGATGAGGAAGGACGACCCTACTCGATCCGGTTCCTGCTCGACCTTCTCCACTACGACGGTTCCGATTCCGAGCTGCGCGAGCTCAAGCGGGATTTCGAAAACCAGATCGACGAGTGGCGTGACAAACCGTTCAATCCGCACCTGATTGCCCGGCTGCGCACCTCGCCCTACCAGTGGGCGGTGGTGATGAAATACCTCGACAACCTGATCGCCTGGGGAGACCAACTCTTCCGCCGCGACACGATCGAGTCGATCAATGAAGCCACGCAGCTCTACATCCTCGCCGCTCAGATCCTTGGCGATCGCCCCGTCCAGCTCCCGGCCCAGCGGGTGCGGGACAGAACCTATAATCAACTAAAAAACGAGAATCTGGGTGCATTTAGTAACGCCCTTGTCGAGATTGAGAACGCTATCGCTCCCTCTATAGATGGGGAACTGTCAACTGCCGGCGGCAGCGACGGGATGCCGAGGCTCAGGACGCTCTACTTCTGCGTTCCGCCGAACGAGAAGCTGCTCGGATACTGGGACACGGTCACGGATCGCCTCTTCAAGATCCGCCACTGCATGAACATCGAAGGCGTGGTACGCCAGCTGCCGTTGTTCGAACCGCCCATCGAGCCCGGTATGCTCGTCCGAGCCGCCGCTGCGGGCGTCGATCTCAGCAGCGTCCTCAGCGATGTAAATGCACCGCTGCCCCATTACCGCTTCCAGGTGATGCTGCAGAAAGCGGTCGAACTATGCGGTGACGTCCGCGCCTTGGGTGGCGCTCTGCTCTCGGCTCTCGAGAAAAAAGACGCCGAGGAACTGGCGCTGATGCGCTCGAAGCACGAACTCAAGCTGCTTGATAGCGTCCGACAGATCAAAGAGCAGCAGATTGAGGAAGCAACCGAGGCTCTGAAGGGGTTGCAAAAATCTAAGGAGATTACCAAAGCACGTCGCAACTACTACAGAGATATTGAGCGAATCAATGAGCATGAACAAGTTCATATGGATAGCTTAGGAACTGCGCACGTGTTCAGTGAGATAGCACAGGGAATTCAAACTTCAGTTGCAGCTGCACATACAGTGCCCAATTTTGATGTGGGTACCGCAGGATGGGCGGCAACTCCTGTGGTGAAAGCTTCTTTTGGTGGCAACAATCTTGGCAGCGCACTCCAGAGTGCCGCCGGAGTCTTGGAGATGATTGCACGACAATATACGCACGATGCCACAATGGCATCAATAAAAGGTGGGTATGATCGTCGGTGGGATGATTGGAAATTACAAGAAAGTTTGGCCAATAAGGAGTTGGAGCAGATCGACAAGCAAATCGCCGCCGCCGAGATTCGTCTTGCTATCTCCGAAAAGGAGCTTGAAAACCATGATCTCCAGACCGAGAACGCGCAGGAAGTCGACACCTACATGCGTCAGAAATTCACCAATCGAGAACTCTATGGCTGGATGGTGTCGCAGCTTTCGGCCCTCTACTTTCAGAGCTACCAGTTGGCCTACGACCTCGCCAAGCGGGCGGAACGGGCGTACCGTCACGAGCTGGGGCTGACGGACTCGAATTTCATCCAGTTCGGCTACTGGGACAGCCTGAAGAAGGGGTTGCTCGCCGGTGAAAAACTCCACCACGACCTCAAGCGCATGGATGTAGCCTACCTGGAGCAGAACAAGCGTGAGTACGAGCTCACCAAGCACGTCTCGCTCGTCTTGCTGCAGCCGGAGGCGCTGGTCAGGCTGCGAGAGACCGGCGAATGCTTCTTCCACCTCCCCGAGGTGATCTTCGACCTGGATTACCCCGGCCACTACATGCGACGCATCAAGTCGGTGAGCCTCACGCTCCCCTCGGTGACCGGACCGTATACGAACGTCAGTTGCACCGTTACGCTACAGAGCAACCGCATCCGCAAGAATACGAATACCGCCCCCTCTTATGCCTGGACCGGGGATACGAATGACGACCGCTTTATCTATAATCTGGGCGGTATTCAATCAATTGCGACGAGCAGTGCCCGGGAAGACAGCGGCCTGTTCGAACTCAACTTCCGCGACGAGCGCTATCTACCCTTTGAAGGCGCAGGGGTCATCGGCAATTGGCGTCTCGAATTGCCCCAGGAGTTTCGCCAATTCGACTACGACACGATCTCGGATGTCATCCTCCACGTCCACTACACGGCCAGGGACGGGGGCGCCGGTTTCGCGGGACTGGTGAACGCCTCCCTCACGGAAGCCCTCAACCGTTGGCTCGAAGACCTGTCGGCATCGGGGCGCGGGCTATTCCGAATGTTCAGTCTTCGGCAGGAATTCTCTTCTCAGTTCCACCAGTTCCTTCACCCGAAAGCAGACGATACAGCGCATGAAACCCTGCTGACTGTCGAGGAAAAGCACTTTCCGCATTTTCTCCTCGGAATGGAATTTGTGCTCGCTCAGGATGTATCGCCGCAAATTTTGGTAGTGGTTAAGCCCAGATCGATCAACAACTATTCAACGTTCGCAGAAGCAGAAATGCCGGTTACGCTTGTGAAGAATGGCTCCTCGCACGATTCCAGCATCGCTTCGCGAAAGGATCTGGGAAACTTGCCGACGGCGGCTTTCCCGTCTTCGGAATCATCGGTAGGGTTGTCAGGCTCCCTAATGGGAGATTGGATGCTAGCTATCAATCGCTCGGACGTGCCGGAGGATATTGCAATTGATGTGGATGGTCAGCCGCAGTTAAACCCGGAAATGATAGAGGACATCTTTCTGTTTATACGATATGAAGTAAGAGTTACCTGA
- a CDS encoding type II toxin-antitoxin system RelB/DinJ family antitoxin, with product MKTVNTYVRARIDVETKERAAAALEAMGLTVSDAIRLLMLRVADERRLPFEIKVPNAKTKKALSELETGNGKRFESIDDLMADLHAGD from the coding sequence ATGAAGACCGTCAATACTTACGTTCGTGCACGCATCGATGTCGAAACTAAAGAGCGTGCCGCTGCCGCCCTTGAAGCAATGGGTTTGACCGTCTCGGACGCCATCCGACTGTTGATGCTTCGCGTGGCCGATGAACGCCGCCTGCCGTTTGAAATCAAGGTTCCGAATGCCAAAACAAAAAAGGCCTTGTCCGAACTGGAGACCGGAAATGGTAAGCGGTTCGAGAGCATCGATGATCTGATGGCGGATCTGCATGCGGGTGATTGA